The Platichthys flesus chromosome 18, fPlaFle2.1, whole genome shotgun sequence genome includes a window with the following:
- the LOC133973751 gene encoding probable serine/threonine-protein kinase kinX isoform X1 → MTEAVEARSSTTTMVIDSKSSDAGSQSRRTPKKTFTEDVSSTFSSPLAWILVLALVITWSCVFVIMFDLMDYKTLSGGLTKISSDPMKVVNDAVEESTNLISLMFKFAANLIAPEEDEGNLYAVRKKGEFLPSRSKVVGMQAKTTPPVVDAVEEEEEGDEEEASEEEEEDEGDAEEGEQLEEYEEEYEEEYEEYDEYDEDEEYEDEEEYDEEEEEYEEEEYEDEEEYEEEEEEYEEEEAEGEVEAELEVEGAGVVEDDDEEGAEVVGEVEEEEEEEEEDEEEGAEAVEEMEEEEEEEEGEEEEGTAVVEEEEDEEDEEQGAEAVAGDEIEEEEGQEVEDKVGEEEEEKEEEEGPAEEEQEEEKKDEEEDVAEEEEKGVAAEVEQDDEDDDEDEKEPEAAVADIDEGEIKEEAAEEEEAKENEDDEVEEEKIDASDEDDEGESAAADAEDDDDEVSPEPSSTSEDEESAVSPDSESDAPVDVKDTDEDETLPEVDDEDHEHKDEGDKDDGEDEDDEDDEDDEFIDSSDLSESALLSSDEEAEEDGGDDDDEDDKLAEGVATSDSEEDYLQLDLPPVAAVSEDDEDDEIEDHKLPELENLLLLAALEDDDEDLKETDEDEDDDEDLEDVSVASSEHFADDEDDDEDSDIRDDDLDIDFDKDVPVELDDEDDDDDHHKTDDDEEDDDKDEEEVEFAPLESTDSGVLGDDDDDDALETDEESVGETVFSDDITYDTSDEDDDEDIDSSSFEFSLDQEEIKETFIYTEKDEDEVISEFLAGEEEDDDDGDDEEKEDDEDDNVLLTAPTVAASFVQEEAVKTEVDEEEEQLRQAGDEDEAEEEDTEETASVTSQPAAPVEEDEGGDEEPPAKTQRSVDDSEDEKEEYDEDDDEERAEVEVIRPLPEPEEEATKSEAPDCPCLHSAKTKESSTKTAENKEAPRRVSATRRKKVSDREAVKTDGKPKRKALPRIVSPPPRIRKIRRIPALLRAKKVEKTKPSKPETATKRQEDVPESGQEVGPCRPAPVYCPSPPGWYVHHIVTDNPYPPPTMPAPSAPVLTVHPGAPPMQPLYHQPPPPLMQYQPYPPPVMQPVMQPVMQPVMQPPPEAAQPAEAAAPEAPEQEAPVQPEVKAPAAEAPPAAPRLHVFPKEPVTVEEEVKAASPMKAAKKKSTQEADSEKEPPAAKPKTKKEAVDSKDKTKAAPAKKDSAAKEEKTKSPAAAKKEKTVKEKPETAAAAKKEPAAVRQKRKSSSEKTASPVKSKAKTAPVKKDPEPIRLRPRLDSIKRANVTSPTKEEKPSRPSSSEPAKVKSETSAERKGKAEKAEKKSVKDAQGIRSRLDSRLEEESQTEDDATEQKKPGQRYFQCIYVPGKNAQYPLRPFTPAMSPATMSPALRSMLEQQQRAARAAGQ, encoded by the exons GAGGCCTCACCAAGATCAGCTCCGACCCCATGAAGGTGGTGAACGATGCGGTGGAGGAATCGACAAACCTGATCAGCTTGATGTTCAAATTCGCCGCCAACCTGATCGCcccagaggaagatgaag GGAATCTGTACGCCGtgagaaaaaaag GAGAATTTTTGCCGTCTCGGAGTAAAG TTGTAGGGATGCAAGCAAAGACGACACCACCAGTGGTGGAcgctgtggaggaagaggaggagggagatgaagaggaggcctccgaggaggaggaggaggatgaaggagatgCAGAAGAGGGGGAACAACTAGAGGAGTATGAAGAGGAGTATGAAGAGGAGTATGAAGAGTATGATGAGTACGATGAAGATGAGGAATATGAGGACGAGGAAGAgtatgatgaggaggaggaagaatatgaggaggaggaatatgaggatgaggaagagtatgaggaggaggaggaagaatatgaggaggaggaagccgaAGGAGAAGTGGAGGCAGAACTGGAGGTAGAGGGGGCAGGGGTAGTTGAAGACGATGACGAAGAGGGAGCAGAAGTTGTGGgggaggtagaggaagaggaggaggaggaagaagaagatgaagaggagggagcagaagccgtggaggagatggaggaagaggaagaggaggaagaaggagaagaagaagagggaacagcagtggtggaggaggaagaggatgaagaagacgaagagCAGGGAGCAGAAGCGGTGGCGGGAGATgagatagaggaagaggagggacaaGAAGTGGAGGACAAGgtaggggaggaggaagaggagaaggaggaggaagaaggacctgcagaggaagaacaagaggaggagaagaaagatgaagaagaggatgtggcagaggaagaggagaagggggtAGCTGCTGAGGTGGAgcaagatgatgaagatgatgatgaggatgagaaggaacctgaagcagctgtggCAGACATTGATGAAGGTGAAATCAAAGAAGAggctgcagaagaagaggaagccaaagaaaatgaagatgatgaggtaGAGGAAGAGAAGATAGATGCttctgatgaagatgatgaaggagagtctgcagctgctgatgcTGAAGATGACGATGATGAAGTTTCTCCTGAACCTAGTTCCACCTCGGAGGATGAAGAGTCGGCCGTGTCTCCCGACTCAGAGTCTGACGCACCTGTTGATGTCAAAGACACCGATGAAGATGAGACTCTGCCTGAAGTCGATGATGAAGACCATGAACATAAAGATGAAGGCGACAAAGATGATGGAGAAGAcgaagatgatgaagacgacGAAGATGATGAGTTCATCGACAGCTCGGACCTCAGTGAATCTGCACTTCTCTCGAGTgatgaggaggcagaggaggatggCGGCGAcgacgatgatgaagatgacaaACTAGCAGAGGGTGTTGCAACATCTGACAGCGAGGAAGACTACCTGCAGCTTGATCTTCCTCCTGTCGCCGCAGTtagtgaggatgatgaagatgatgagatTGAGGATCATAAACTCCCAGAACTCGagaatcttcttcttctggccGCTCTTGAAGATGACGATGAAGACCTGAAGGAAACtgatgaggacgaggatgatgatgaagatctGGAGGACGTCTCAGTTGCCTCCTCTGAGCACTTtgcagatgatgaagatgacgatGAAGACAGTGACATCAGAGACGATGACCTTGACATTGACTTTGACAAAGACGTCCCCGTTGAGCTcgacgatgaagatgatgatgatgatcatcaCAAAAccgatgatgatgaagaggatgatgataaagacgaggaggaagttGAATTTGCTCCCTTGGAGAGTACAGACAGTGGAGTcctaggtgatgatgatgatgatgatgctctgGAAACAGATGAAGAGTCTGTCGGAGAGACTGTCTTCAGTGATGACATCACCTATGACACAAGTGATGAAGACGACGATGAAGATATTGATTCCAGCTCGTTTGAGTTCAGCCTCGATCAAGaagaaattaaagaaacattcatttacacagaaaaagatgaagatgaggtcATATCAGAGTTTTTAGCtggtgaggaagaggacgatgatgatggtgatgatgaagagaaggaagatgatgaagatgacaaCGTTCTGCTCACAG CCCCCACTGTAGCGGCGTCCTTTGTCCAGGAGGAGGCAGTAAAGACTGAAgtggatgaggaagaggagcagctccgTCAGgctggtgatgaagatgaggctgaggaggaggacacagaggaaactG CCTCGGTCACCAGTCAGCCTGCTGCTCCCGtcgaggaagacgagggaggaGACGAAGAGCCGCCGGCCAAAACGCAGAGATCTGTGGATGATTCTGAAGATGAGAAAGAGGAGTACGATGAAGATGACGATGAGGAGCGGGCGGAGGTGGAGGTGATCAGACCTCTGCCTGAACCGGAGGAGGAAGCGACGAAGAGTGAAGCCCCAG ATTGTCCGTGTTTACATTCTGCTAAAACCAAAGAGTCCAGCACCAAGACGGCAGAGAACAAAG AGGCTCCAAGGAGGGTTTCAGCCACGAGGAGGAAAAAGg TTTCAGACCGTGAAGCTGTGAAAACAGACGGCAAACCGAAAAGAAAAG CTCTTCCCAGAATAGTGAGTCCGCCTCCGAGGATCAGGAAGATCAGGAGGATCCCGGCTCTTCTCAGAG CCAAGAAAGTAGAGAAGACCAAACCTTCCAAACCAG AGACAGCGACCAAAAGACAAGAGGACGTCCCCGAGTCTGGACAAGAAG TCGGCCCCTGCAGACCTGCACCCGTCTACTGCCCGTCCCCCCCCGGCTGGTACG TTCACCACATCGTCACAGACAACCcgtatcccccccccaccatgcCAG CTCCGTCTGCTCCGGTCCTCACCGTCCATCCCGGAGCGCCGCCCATGCAGCCGCTCTACCATCAACCACCCCCCCCACTGATGCAGTATCAACCCTATCCGCCGCCGGTGATGCAgccggtgatgcagccagtgaTGCAGCCGGTGATGCAGCCGCCGCCCGAAGCAGCTCAGCCGGCTGAAGCTGCAGCGCCAGAGGCCCCAGAGCAGGAGGCCCCGGTTCAGCCGGAGGTCAAGGCTCCAGCTGCCGAAGCTCCGCCGGCGGCACCTCGGCTCCACG tttttccTAAAGAGCCAGTGActgtggaggaagaggtgaaGGCTGCATCCCCCATGAAGG CTGCTAAGAAGAAATCCACTCAGGAGGCTGATTCAGAAAAAG AGCCGCCAGCAGCCAAACCGAAAACAAAGAAAG AAGCTGTTGATTCTAAAGACAAAACCAAAGCAGCCCCAGCAAAGAAAG ACTCAGCAGcaaaagaagagaaaaccaAAAGTCCGGCAGCAGCTAAAAAAG agaaaactgtgaaagaaaaacctgaAACCGCTGCAGCTGCAAAGAAAG AGCCTGCAGCTGTTCGTCAGAAGAGGAAATCATCCTCTGAAAAGACGG CGTCTCCTGTCAAGAGCAAAGCCAAGACAGCTCCTGTGAAGAAAG ATCCGGAGCCGATCAGACTGAGACCGAGACTCGACTCCATCAAGAGGGCGAACGTGACGTCTCCGACCAAAGAGGAGAAACCGTCCAGACCTTCGTCCTCTGAACCAG ccaAGGTGAAGTCAGAAACCTCGGCAGAGAGGAAAG GCAAAGCTGAAAAGGCTGAGAAGAAATCTGTCAAAGACGCTCAAGGTATCAGATCACGTCTGGATTCACGTCTAGAAG AAGAGTCGCAGACTGAAGACGACGCCACAGAACAGAAGAAACCAG GCCAGCGATACTTCCAGTGCATTTACGTCCCTGGTAAAAATGCTCAGTACCCATTACGACCTTTCACCCCAGCGATGTCCCCGGCCACGATGTCCCCTGCACTCCGCTCCAtgttggagcagcagcagcgagcagCCAGGGCGGCGGGGCAGTGA
- the LOC133973751 gene encoding probable serine/threonine-protein kinase kinX isoform X2, with amino-acid sequence MTEAVEARSSTTTMVIDSKSSDAGSQSRRTPKKTFTEDVSSTFSSPLAWILVLALVITWSCVFVIMFDLMDYKTLSGGLTKISSDPMKVVNDAVEESTNLISLMFKFAANLIAPEEDEGNLYAVRKKGEFLPSRSKVVGMQAKTTPPVVDAVEEEEEGDEEEASEEEEEDEGDAEEGEQLEEYEEEYEEEYEEYDEYDEDEEYEDEEEYDEEEEEYEEEEYEDEEEYEEEEEEYEEEEAEGEVEAELEVEGAGVVEDDDEEGAEVVGEVEEEEEEEEEDEEEGAEAVEEMEEEEEEEEGEEEEGTAVVEEEEDEEDEEQGAEAVAGDEIEEEEGQEVEDKVGEEEEEKEEEEGPAEEEQEEEKKDEEEDVAEEEEKGVAAEVEQDDEDDDEDEKEPEAAVADIDEGEIKEEAAEEEEAKENEDDEVEEEKIDASDEDDEGESAAADAEDDDDEVSPEPSSTSEDEESAVSPDSESDAPVDVKDTDEDETLPEVDDEDHEHKDEGDKDDGEDEDDEDDEDDEFIDSSDLSESALLSSDEEAEEDGGDDDDEDDKLAEGVATSDSEEDYLQLDLPPVAAVSEDDEDDEIEDHKLPELENLLLLAALEDDDEDLKETDEDEDDDEDLEDVSVASSEHFADDEDDDEDSDIRDDDLDIDFDKDVPVELDDEDDDDDHHKTDDDEEDDDKDEEEVEFAPLESTDSGVLGDDDDDDALETDEESVGETVFSDDITYDTSDEDDDEDIDSSSFEFSLDQEEIKETFIYTEKDEDEVISEFLAGEEEDDDDGDDEEKEDDEDDNVLLTAPTVAASFVQEEAVKTEVDEEEEQLRQAGDEDEAEEEDTEETASVTSQPAAPVEEDEGGDEEPPAKTQRSVDDSEDEKEEYDEDDDEERAEVEVIRPLPEPEEEATKSEAPDCPCLHSAKTKESSTKTAENKEAPRRVSATRRKKVSDREAVKTDGKPKRKALPRIVSPPPRIRKIRRIPALLRAKKVEKTKPSKPETATKRQEDVPESGQEVGPCRPAPVYCPSPPGWYVHHIVTDNPYPPPTMPAPSAPVLTVHPGAPPMQPLYHQPPPPLMQYQPYPPPVMQPVMQPVMQPVMQPPPEAAQPAEAAAPEAPEQEAPVQPEVKAPAAEAPPAAPRLHVFPKEPVTVEEEVKAASPMKAAKKKSTQEADSEKEPPAAKPKTKKEAVDSKDKTKAAPAKKDSAAKEEKTKSPAAAKKEKTVKEKPETAAAAKKEPAAVRQKRKSSSEKTASPVKSKAKTAPVKKDPEPIRLRPRLDSIKRANVTSPTKEEKPSRPSSSEPAKVKSETSAERKGKAEKAEKKSVKDAQDKEKQPSEAKESQTEDDATEQKKPGQRYFQCIYVPGKNAQYPLRPFTPAMSPATMSPALRSMLEQQQRAARAAGQ; translated from the exons GAGGCCTCACCAAGATCAGCTCCGACCCCATGAAGGTGGTGAACGATGCGGTGGAGGAATCGACAAACCTGATCAGCTTGATGTTCAAATTCGCCGCCAACCTGATCGCcccagaggaagatgaag GGAATCTGTACGCCGtgagaaaaaaag GAGAATTTTTGCCGTCTCGGAGTAAAG TTGTAGGGATGCAAGCAAAGACGACACCACCAGTGGTGGAcgctgtggaggaagaggaggagggagatgaagaggaggcctccgaggaggaggaggaggatgaaggagatgCAGAAGAGGGGGAACAACTAGAGGAGTATGAAGAGGAGTATGAAGAGGAGTATGAAGAGTATGATGAGTACGATGAAGATGAGGAATATGAGGACGAGGAAGAgtatgatgaggaggaggaagaatatgaggaggaggaatatgaggatgaggaagagtatgaggaggaggaggaagaatatgaggaggaggaagccgaAGGAGAAGTGGAGGCAGAACTGGAGGTAGAGGGGGCAGGGGTAGTTGAAGACGATGACGAAGAGGGAGCAGAAGTTGTGGgggaggtagaggaagaggaggaggaggaagaagaagatgaagaggagggagcagaagccgtggaggagatggaggaagaggaagaggaggaagaaggagaagaagaagagggaacagcagtggtggaggaggaagaggatgaagaagacgaagagCAGGGAGCAGAAGCGGTGGCGGGAGATgagatagaggaagaggagggacaaGAAGTGGAGGACAAGgtaggggaggaggaagaggagaaggaggaggaagaaggacctgcagaggaagaacaagaggaggagaagaaagatgaagaagaggatgtggcagaggaagaggagaagggggtAGCTGCTGAGGTGGAgcaagatgatgaagatgatgatgaggatgagaaggaacctgaagcagctgtggCAGACATTGATGAAGGTGAAATCAAAGAAGAggctgcagaagaagaggaagccaaagaaaatgaagatgatgaggtaGAGGAAGAGAAGATAGATGCttctgatgaagatgatgaaggagagtctgcagctgctgatgcTGAAGATGACGATGATGAAGTTTCTCCTGAACCTAGTTCCACCTCGGAGGATGAAGAGTCGGCCGTGTCTCCCGACTCAGAGTCTGACGCACCTGTTGATGTCAAAGACACCGATGAAGATGAGACTCTGCCTGAAGTCGATGATGAAGACCATGAACATAAAGATGAAGGCGACAAAGATGATGGAGAAGAcgaagatgatgaagacgacGAAGATGATGAGTTCATCGACAGCTCGGACCTCAGTGAATCTGCACTTCTCTCGAGTgatgaggaggcagaggaggatggCGGCGAcgacgatgatgaagatgacaaACTAGCAGAGGGTGTTGCAACATCTGACAGCGAGGAAGACTACCTGCAGCTTGATCTTCCTCCTGTCGCCGCAGTtagtgaggatgatgaagatgatgagatTGAGGATCATAAACTCCCAGAACTCGagaatcttcttcttctggccGCTCTTGAAGATGACGATGAAGACCTGAAGGAAACtgatgaggacgaggatgatgatgaagatctGGAGGACGTCTCAGTTGCCTCCTCTGAGCACTTtgcagatgatgaagatgacgatGAAGACAGTGACATCAGAGACGATGACCTTGACATTGACTTTGACAAAGACGTCCCCGTTGAGCTcgacgatgaagatgatgatgatgatcatcaCAAAAccgatgatgatgaagaggatgatgataaagacgaggaggaagttGAATTTGCTCCCTTGGAGAGTACAGACAGTGGAGTcctaggtgatgatgatgatgatgatgctctgGAAACAGATGAAGAGTCTGTCGGAGAGACTGTCTTCAGTGATGACATCACCTATGACACAAGTGATGAAGACGACGATGAAGATATTGATTCCAGCTCGTTTGAGTTCAGCCTCGATCAAGaagaaattaaagaaacattcatttacacagaaaaagatgaagatgaggtcATATCAGAGTTTTTAGCtggtgaggaagaggacgatgatgatggtgatgatgaagagaaggaagatgatgaagatgacaaCGTTCTGCTCACAG CCCCCACTGTAGCGGCGTCCTTTGTCCAGGAGGAGGCAGTAAAGACTGAAgtggatgaggaagaggagcagctccgTCAGgctggtgatgaagatgaggctgaggaggaggacacagaggaaactG CCTCGGTCACCAGTCAGCCTGCTGCTCCCGtcgaggaagacgagggaggaGACGAAGAGCCGCCGGCCAAAACGCAGAGATCTGTGGATGATTCTGAAGATGAGAAAGAGGAGTACGATGAAGATGACGATGAGGAGCGGGCGGAGGTGGAGGTGATCAGACCTCTGCCTGAACCGGAGGAGGAAGCGACGAAGAGTGAAGCCCCAG ATTGTCCGTGTTTACATTCTGCTAAAACCAAAGAGTCCAGCACCAAGACGGCAGAGAACAAAG AGGCTCCAAGGAGGGTTTCAGCCACGAGGAGGAAAAAGg TTTCAGACCGTGAAGCTGTGAAAACAGACGGCAAACCGAAAAGAAAAG CTCTTCCCAGAATAGTGAGTCCGCCTCCGAGGATCAGGAAGATCAGGAGGATCCCGGCTCTTCTCAGAG CCAAGAAAGTAGAGAAGACCAAACCTTCCAAACCAG AGACAGCGACCAAAAGACAAGAGGACGTCCCCGAGTCTGGACAAGAAG TCGGCCCCTGCAGACCTGCACCCGTCTACTGCCCGTCCCCCCCCGGCTGGTACG TTCACCACATCGTCACAGACAACCcgtatcccccccccaccatgcCAG CTCCGTCTGCTCCGGTCCTCACCGTCCATCCCGGAGCGCCGCCCATGCAGCCGCTCTACCATCAACCACCCCCCCCACTGATGCAGTATCAACCCTATCCGCCGCCGGTGATGCAgccggtgatgcagccagtgaTGCAGCCGGTGATGCAGCCGCCGCCCGAAGCAGCTCAGCCGGCTGAAGCTGCAGCGCCAGAGGCCCCAGAGCAGGAGGCCCCGGTTCAGCCGGAGGTCAAGGCTCCAGCTGCCGAAGCTCCGCCGGCGGCACCTCGGCTCCACG tttttccTAAAGAGCCAGTGActgtggaggaagaggtgaaGGCTGCATCCCCCATGAAGG CTGCTAAGAAGAAATCCACTCAGGAGGCTGATTCAGAAAAAG AGCCGCCAGCAGCCAAACCGAAAACAAAGAAAG AAGCTGTTGATTCTAAAGACAAAACCAAAGCAGCCCCAGCAAAGAAAG ACTCAGCAGcaaaagaagagaaaaccaAAAGTCCGGCAGCAGCTAAAAAAG agaaaactgtgaaagaaaaacctgaAACCGCTGCAGCTGCAAAGAAAG AGCCTGCAGCTGTTCGTCAGAAGAGGAAATCATCCTCTGAAAAGACGG CGTCTCCTGTCAAGAGCAAAGCCAAGACAGCTCCTGTGAAGAAAG ATCCGGAGCCGATCAGACTGAGACCGAGACTCGACTCCATCAAGAGGGCGAACGTGACGTCTCCGACCAAAGAGGAGAAACCGTCCAGACCTTCGTCCTCTGAACCAG ccaAGGTGAAGTCAGAAACCTCGGCAGAGAGGAAAG GCAAAGCTGAAAAGGCTGAGAAGAAATCTGTCAAAGACGCTCAAG ATAAAGAGAAACAGCCGTCAGAAGCCA AAGAGTCGCAGACTGAAGACGACGCCACAGAACAGAAGAAACCAG GCCAGCGATACTTCCAGTGCATTTACGTCCCTGGTAAAAATGCTCAGTACCCATTACGACCTTTCACCCCAGCGATGTCCCCGGCCACGATGTCCCCTGCACTCCGCTCCAtgttggagcagcagcagcgagcagCCAGGGCGGCGGGGCAGTGA